One region of Sulfuriroseicoccus oceanibius genomic DNA includes:
- the pnuC gene encoding nicotinamide riboside transporter PnuC has translation MFETLTLAAIEWQFVLGSTWLEIIATVSAILGVILIARQNILGWPLGIVWAAISAWLCFTQWQLVSDGILYLIYIPIQIYCWVQWKMGDSESGAPLHPTWMPAKKQGILVACALGSIVLWAFGISAMARNVSWIPEPALLWRDSTTTVLNFFAQFLQARKRMENWVLWLVVNCLGIHIYWVKDAPIYSVQYGFFLILGIYGWVEWHRSRKQLQEGK, from the coding sequence ATGTTTGAGACACTAACACTCGCCGCCATCGAATGGCAATTTGTCCTCGGCTCTACCTGGTTGGAGATCATTGCCACTGTCTCGGCGATTCTCGGGGTCATTCTGATCGCGCGTCAGAACATACTCGGATGGCCGCTGGGGATTGTCTGGGCGGCGATCTCCGCTTGGCTCTGCTTCACCCAATGGCAATTGGTTTCCGACGGCATTCTCTATCTCATCTACATCCCCATTCAGATTTACTGTTGGGTTCAATGGAAAATGGGTGACTCGGAATCCGGCGCTCCGCTGCATCCCACGTGGATGCCTGCGAAGAAACAAGGGATACTCGTCGCTTGTGCGCTCGGCAGCATCGTTCTGTGGGCATTTGGTATCTCAGCCATGGCGCGGAATGTGAGTTGGATTCCCGAGCCCGCGCTGCTGTGGCGTGACTCCACGACCACCGTGCTCAACTTTTTTGCCCAATTCCTCCAAGCCAGAAAGCGGATGGAAAACTGGGTGCTCTGGCTCGTTGTGAATTGCCTCGGTATTCACATCTACTGGGTCAAGGATGCGCCGATCTACTCCGTTCAATATGGCTTTTTCCTGATCCTGGGGATTTACGGATGGGTTGAATGGCACCGTTCGCGTAAGCAGTTACAGGAAGGGAAATAG
- a CDS encoding family 20 glycosylhydrolase produces the protein MKQLLILSALLGFQLPLSADTLSLIPQPNEINLSENRLQLGDSLKITSEIPELATLVEFCQQTLNSKYPTASQGDHPTLITFRQAADGHKLGDEGYTLEIKADQPITITAATPAGFFYGFQTVLQVLPDSIEGTDASIQTLNITDQPRFKWRGMHLDESRHFFGKDFVKKYIDLLAAYKMNVFHWHLIDDGGWRLEIKKYPKLTELGGFRKGSGQGWRVTELAFPKSMEERDSTEVYGGYYTQDDVREIVAYAKQRNVRVIPEIEMPGHSLPAISAYPELACGGDLVSDGENWTPSKQNSYCAGKEFTFTFLEDVLKEVMELFPDEYIHIGGDEVVKAFWNQCPHCQTKMRELELKNTNDLQSYFIKRMEKFLNAHQKRLIGWDEITHGGLAPNATVMFWIGLNAIPETVTKGHEVIMTPMNPCYFDFAYAANSTESVYQWDPVPAQFRGTRFEKQFLGAQGNVWTEWMETTDRVEYMIMPRMLAMAETLWTESEHKNLSAFQHRLNNHYAALDARDIHYRMPVPQPNASTHIFSGSTTVTFQDPPAGFRVLMTTDGSKPTLQSTPYTQPIEVSEQTTIRAVLVKGDRISEETVINCAQFVPTPAEDRRPGLISEYVEGNWQRIPDFSTLENVTSSVIPAPSLDIRKRDDHFACRFTGYIEIPESGLYTFSLGSDDGSILKLGEITVVNHDGPHGFTTKSANALLEKGIYPFEVSYLEITGGQQLEVSITPPNGVKTQIPASMLSH, from the coding sequence ATGAAGCAATTACTCATCCTCTCAGCACTTCTCGGCTTTCAACTCCCCCTCTCTGCAGACACCCTCTCGCTGATCCCTCAGCCCAACGAGATCAACTTATCAGAGAACAGACTCCAGCTCGGTGACTCCCTGAAGATCACCTCGGAAATCCCCGAACTCGCCACGCTCGTCGAGTTCTGCCAGCAGACACTCAATTCAAAATACCCCACTGCTAGCCAAGGTGATCACCCCACCCTCATCACCTTTCGGCAGGCCGCCGATGGCCACAAACTCGGTGATGAAGGCTACACGCTTGAAATCAAAGCGGACCAGCCCATCACTATCACAGCGGCAACTCCAGCAGGCTTCTTCTACGGCTTTCAGACTGTGCTACAAGTCCTCCCAGACTCCATCGAGGGCACGGATGCATCGATCCAAACCTTGAACATCACCGACCAACCACGCTTCAAGTGGCGCGGGATGCATCTGGACGAATCCCGCCACTTCTTCGGCAAGGACTTTGTAAAGAAATACATCGACCTGCTGGCAGCCTATAAGATGAATGTCTTTCACTGGCACCTCATCGACGACGGAGGCTGGAGACTCGAAATCAAAAAGTACCCCAAGCTGACAGAGCTTGGTGGGTTCCGCAAGGGATCGGGCCAAGGCTGGCGGGTCACTGAGTTGGCGTTCCCTAAATCGATGGAAGAACGGGACAGCACCGAAGTCTACGGCGGCTATTACACCCAGGACGATGTGCGTGAAATTGTCGCCTACGCGAAACAACGCAACGTTCGCGTCATCCCTGAGATCGAAATGCCAGGACACAGCCTGCCGGCAATCTCCGCCTACCCAGAGCTGGCTTGCGGGGGGGACCTCGTATCAGATGGCGAAAACTGGACACCATCCAAACAAAACTCCTACTGCGCTGGGAAAGAATTCACCTTCACCTTCCTCGAAGACGTCCTCAAGGAGGTCATGGAGCTCTTCCCAGACGAGTACATTCACATCGGTGGCGACGAAGTGGTCAAAGCGTTCTGGAATCAATGCCCGCACTGCCAAACGAAAATGCGTGAGCTTGAGCTCAAGAATACCAATGACCTCCAAAGCTACTTCATCAAACGCATGGAGAAGTTTCTCAACGCCCATCAAAAACGCCTCATCGGATGGGATGAAATCACCCATGGCGGACTGGCACCCAACGCCACTGTCATGTTCTGGATCGGCCTGAACGCCATCCCTGAAACCGTAACGAAAGGGCACGAGGTCATCATGACCCCGATGAACCCATGCTACTTCGATTTCGCTTACGCAGCGAACTCCACAGAGAGCGTCTACCAATGGGATCCAGTACCCGCACAATTCCGCGGTACCCGCTTTGAAAAGCAATTTCTCGGCGCCCAAGGCAATGTCTGGACCGAGTGGATGGAAACCACCGACCGCGTAGAATACATGATCATGCCACGTATGCTCGCTATGGCTGAAACCCTCTGGACCGAATCAGAGCACAAAAATCTGAGCGCTTTCCAACACCGACTCAATAACCACTACGCCGCACTCGATGCGCGCGACATCCACTACCGCATGCCGGTGCCCCAGCCAAATGCATCCACCCATATCTTCTCCGGCAGCACCACGGTCACTTTCCAAGACCCGCCGGCCGGATTCCGTGTCCTGATGACAACCGATGGCTCGAAACCAACCCTACAGTCCACTCCCTACACACAACCAATCGAGGTCAGCGAACAAACCACCATTCGTGCCGTACTCGTTAAGGGCGATCGTATCAGCGAGGAAACCGTGATCAACTGCGCACAGTTCGTTCCCACACCAGCAGAGGACCGCAGGCCTGGACTCATCAGTGAATACGTTGAGGGGAACTGGCAAAGAATCCCAGACTTCAGCACCCTCGAAAATGTCACATCCTCTGTGATCCCGGCACCTAGCCTGGACATCAGAAAACGCGACGACCACTTCGCCTGCCGCTTCACAGGGTATATCGAGATCCCAGAGTCCGGCTTGTACACCTTCTCCTTGGGTAGCGATGACGGCTCGATACTGAAACTTGGAGAAATCACGGTCGTCAACCACGATGGCCCACATGGCTTCACCACCAAGTCCGCCAATGCACTCCTGGAAAAAGGAATCTACCCATTCGAAGTCTCGTACTTGGAAATCACCGGCGGACAACAACTCGAAGTCTCGATCACCCCACCCAATGGCGTGAAAACCCAAATCCCAGCATCCATGCTCTCACACTAG
- the rpoN gene encoding RNA polymerase factor sigma-54, with amino-acid sequence MSLPPTHNYPTGSSRPAFGVSQHQEMGLQQRLSPQMRQSLDILQAPALELRQLVQQELEANPTLEDDTADTSLDAAEEQADERDDDLRELEQWDEDLREEQILSGQHIGRNREHEDLVDHLYDSISSPESLASHLQQQVAMTPLDPESREAFDLLVAALDERGYLTISLEDIALDNLLPLDAVETAYSTLLTLDPAGIGARDLADCLLIQLERRGYTGSIAAQMVEHHFDALTRNKRPEIAKALGVTVADVNTAVELIATLTPRPADSMNDQTARYIDPDLTILPDSKGEFQITLNDASMPRLRISRYYKDLIAEASTNQEARTFIREKIRSGKFIIQCIEQRQETLRRIAEQLVIHQQPYFEGGFSELRPLTMQQVADAIGVHETTVSRAINGKYAVTPHGIVELRRFFTAGFQSSQGEGVANTSVKERIAELVAAEDPAKPLSDAKISQLLEAEGLKVARRTIAKYRDALGIPPTNLRRQHG; translated from the coding sequence GTGAGCCTCCCACCGACACACAACTACCCGACCGGTTCGTCTCGTCCGGCCTTTGGTGTGTCGCAGCATCAGGAGATGGGATTGCAGCAGAGGCTGTCGCCGCAGATGCGCCAGAGTCTGGACATTCTGCAGGCTCCCGCGCTGGAACTGCGCCAGCTCGTGCAGCAGGAATTGGAGGCCAACCCTACCCTCGAGGACGATACCGCAGACACATCGCTCGACGCGGCGGAAGAACAAGCCGACGAGCGCGACGACGACTTGCGCGAGCTGGAACAATGGGACGAAGACCTGCGCGAGGAACAAATCCTCAGCGGCCAGCACATCGGCCGCAACCGCGAACACGAAGACCTGGTAGACCACCTCTACGACTCCATCAGCTCACCCGAGTCGCTCGCCAGTCACTTGCAACAACAGGTGGCCATGACTCCGCTCGATCCAGAGAGCCGCGAAGCATTTGACCTGCTGGTAGCCGCCCTCGACGAACGCGGCTACCTCACCATCAGCTTGGAAGACATCGCGCTCGACAACCTGTTGCCTCTCGATGCGGTGGAGACCGCCTACAGCACGCTGCTGACGCTGGATCCGGCGGGAATAGGCGCGCGCGATTTGGCGGATTGCCTCCTCATTCAGCTCGAACGCCGGGGCTACACCGGCTCGATAGCCGCACAAATGGTCGAGCATCACTTCGATGCGCTGACCCGTAACAAACGCCCGGAAATTGCCAAAGCGCTCGGGGTCACGGTGGCGGACGTCAACACGGCGGTAGAACTCATCGCCACACTCACGCCGCGCCCGGCCGACTCGATGAACGACCAGACCGCGCGCTACATCGACCCCGACCTCACCATTCTACCAGACTCCAAGGGCGAGTTTCAGATCACGCTGAACGACGCATCGATGCCGCGCCTGCGCATCAGCCGCTATTACAAAGATCTGATCGCGGAGGCCTCGACCAACCAGGAAGCGCGCACGTTCATCCGCGAGAAGATTCGCTCGGGCAAGTTCATCATTCAGTGCATCGAGCAGCGTCAGGAAACGCTGCGCCGGATCGCAGAACAACTGGTGATCCACCAACAACCCTACTTTGAAGGCGGATTCTCAGAGCTCCGCCCGCTCACCATGCAGCAGGTGGCCGATGCCATCGGCGTGCATGAAACCACCGTCTCGCGCGCCATTAACGGGAAATACGCCGTGACTCCGCATGGCATCGTCGAGCTGCGCCGCTTTTTCACGGCAGGCTTCCAGTCGTCGCAGGGCGAAGGCGTGGCCAATACATCGGTCAAAGAACGCATCGCCGAACTCGTCGCCGCAGAAGATCCAGCCAAGCCGCTCTCCGACGCCAAAATCAGCCAACTGCTCGAAGCCGAGGGACTCAAAGTGGCGCGCCGCACCATTGCCAAGTACCGCGACGCCCTCGGCATCCCGCCGACCAATCTGCGCCGCCAGCACGGCTGA
- a CDS encoding prepilin peptidase, whose product MLGNPVDVVLNLAAFMIGACVGSFLNVCIYRWPLDLKVDEPKRSFCPKCKSPIPMWRNVPILSWLMLRGKCGDCKAPIPVRYVLVELFTALGFLAIWLHWPPAVAVALIFFFVCCMVTLWVDMEHYIIPDQVSINAVPLGLLAGALAPGLFDEQIWYRGLMWSALGALTGYVVLYGVVELGKKLFGRKRLKLDGVEKWSARDGEQGPVFSLGDEKYEWEELFSRPTDRLVVTSPAVRFDVADGSSVSHQEVDVHLGWDSVRVVRGGKNGETVDEWPLDQVKTIRGEAADVVIPREAMGFGDVKWLAMAGCFIGWQGVFFTVGAASLIGTLLSVVLTVVGLRAWTTRIPFGPYLVIGAWLWLLFGSEWVEGYLKWSGFGGF is encoded by the coding sequence ATGCTTGGCAATCCTGTGGATGTAGTTCTTAACCTGGCGGCGTTTATGATCGGCGCCTGTGTGGGGTCGTTTCTTAATGTGTGCATCTACCGGTGGCCGCTGGATCTGAAAGTGGACGAACCCAAGCGCTCGTTCTGCCCGAAGTGCAAGAGCCCGATCCCGATGTGGCGTAACGTGCCGATTTTGAGTTGGTTGATGTTGCGGGGCAAGTGTGGCGACTGCAAGGCGCCGATCCCGGTGCGGTATGTGTTGGTGGAGTTGTTCACCGCGCTGGGCTTTCTGGCGATCTGGCTTCACTGGCCGCCTGCGGTGGCGGTGGCGCTGATCTTTTTCTTTGTGTGCTGCATGGTCACCCTGTGGGTGGACATGGAGCATTACATCATCCCGGATCAGGTTTCGATCAACGCGGTGCCGCTCGGGCTGCTGGCCGGTGCTCTGGCCCCTGGATTGTTTGACGAGCAAATCTGGTACCGCGGGTTGATGTGGAGTGCGCTGGGAGCATTGACCGGCTATGTCGTGCTTTATGGCGTGGTGGAGCTGGGCAAGAAGCTCTTCGGACGCAAGCGGCTCAAGCTGGACGGGGTGGAAAAGTGGTCGGCCCGCGATGGCGAGCAGGGGCCGGTTTTCTCATTGGGCGACGAGAAGTACGAGTGGGAGGAGTTGTTTTCGCGTCCGACCGACCGGCTGGTGGTGACTTCTCCGGCGGTACGTTTTGACGTGGCGGATGGTTCCTCGGTGAGCCACCAGGAGGTCGACGTGCATTTGGGTTGGGACTCGGTGCGTGTCGTGCGTGGTGGCAAGAACGGTGAAACGGTGGACGAATGGCCGCTCGACCAGGTGAAGACGATCCGCGGCGAGGCGGCTGATGTGGTGATCCCGCGCGAGGCGATGGGCTTTGGCGATGTGAAGTGGTTGGCGATGGCCGGATGCTTCATCGGTTGGCAGGGTGTCTTCTTCACCGTGGGGGCGGCGTCCTTGATTGGCACCTTGCTTTCCGTGGTGCTGACGGTGGTTGGTTTGCGTGCGTGGACGACACGTATTCCTTTTGGGCCTTATTTAGTGATCGGGGCTTGGTTGTGGTTACTCTTTGGTTCTGAGTGGGTTGAGGGGTATTTGAAGTGGTCTGGGTTCGGTGGGTTTTGA
- a CDS encoding uracil-xanthine permease family protein, with product MVKDISGKNAVLAIQHVFAMFGATVLVPALTGLNPGIALISAGIGTLIFHAVTGGMVPVFLGSSFAFIGAIISIAGEGGENLPYAIGAVFFTGIIYLLLSQMVRFAGIDLIRRLFPAVVTGPVIMVIGLSLAPIAVGMASTHWPVALISMATIIAMTTLVKGFFKLVPILVGILVGYLAAMAFGIVDFTALTSNERIFMNVSDIVLPKFQLEAILTMAPIAIVSFMEHIGDITTNGAVVGKDFMKKPGLHRTLMGDGLATMFAGLVGGPANTTYSENTGVLAVTKNYNPAIIRLAAVFAIVLGIFSPIAAFLKTLPVAVMGGVSFILFGMIASIGMRTIAHSRLDFNNSRNLIIVTLILVTGLAGVEVNVQGVALKGIGLAAFVGMISNLVLHIILPDNPDND from the coding sequence ATGGTGAAGGACATATCAGGTAAAAATGCGGTGCTCGCGATTCAGCATGTGTTCGCGATGTTTGGAGCGACCGTGCTCGTCCCAGCGCTGACCGGGCTTAACCCGGGGATCGCGCTGATTTCCGCCGGGATCGGAACGCTCATATTCCACGCGGTGACTGGTGGGATGGTGCCGGTCTTTCTCGGGTCGAGCTTCGCTTTCATTGGAGCGATCATCTCCATAGCCGGTGAAGGGGGAGAGAACCTGCCCTATGCGATCGGTGCCGTGTTCTTCACCGGGATTATTTACCTTCTCCTGTCGCAGATGGTTCGGTTCGCTGGAATCGATTTGATCAGGAGGCTATTTCCAGCGGTCGTGACTGGGCCGGTGATCATGGTGATCGGGCTTTCTCTCGCGCCGATTGCGGTTGGTATGGCATCCACCCACTGGCCGGTCGCGCTGATCAGCATGGCGACGATTATTGCGATGACCACGCTTGTGAAAGGGTTCTTCAAGCTCGTTCCGATTCTGGTGGGAATCCTCGTGGGGTACCTGGCAGCGATGGCGTTCGGCATTGTCGATTTCACCGCACTGACCAGCAATGAGCGGATCTTTATGAATGTTTCGGATATCGTGCTGCCCAAGTTCCAGCTTGAGGCGATCCTCACGATGGCTCCGATCGCGATTGTTTCGTTTATGGAGCACATCGGCGACATCACTACGAATGGCGCTGTCGTGGGTAAGGATTTCATGAAGAAGCCCGGCCTTCACCGAACCCTTATGGGCGATGGTCTTGCGACGATGTTTGCCGGGCTTGTCGGTGGGCCTGCCAACACCACCTATTCTGAAAACACGGGCGTGCTCGCGGTGACGAAAAACTACAACCCTGCGATCATTCGATTGGCTGCCGTCTTTGCCATCGTGCTCGGAATTTTCAGCCCGATTGCAGCATTCCTCAAAACGCTGCCGGTGGCCGTGATGGGCGGGGTGAGTTTCATTCTCTTCGGGATGATCGCATCGATCGGGATGCGTACCATCGCTCACTCCAGGCTCGACTTTAACAACAGTAGGAACCTAATCATCGTGACGCTGATTCTTGTCACGGGGCTCGCTGGGGTTGAGGTCAATGTGCAGGGTGTCGCACTCAAGGGGATCGGTCTTGCGGCTTTTGTGGGGATGATCAGCAACCTCGTGCTCCACATTATTCTTCCGGACAATCCGGATAACGACTAA
- a CDS encoding CCA tRNA nucleotidyltransferase, translating into MTDPLRQAACSVVATLTDAGFTAFFAGGCVRDRLMGNHVKDYDIATNATPQQVAAAFSKVRMVGAHFGVALVHYHGFDFEVATFREDGSYGDGRRPDSVCYSTPEKDAHRRDFTINGLFENPATGEVIDFIGGQQDLDARTLRAIGDAETRFAEDYLRMLRAVRFAARFDLKIEESTWVALQAHAPQITQISVERIFAEVRTILTHPNRVRGFDLLVESGLMQHILPEIIQLQGCDQPPEFHPEGDVYQHTRIMLDMIPADASEALVWAVLLHDIAKPATRTVDETGRIRFNGHDRVGAEMAEEILRRLKAPNHLIDAVRPMVARHMTFMNVTKMKRSTLRRFMDAPTFTDEIELHRVDCASSNGITENYEFVLAKRDEFANEPVVPPPLVTGRDLIERGHKPGPNLGKILNEIQTLQLDGQLTTRDDALAWLDANG; encoded by the coding sequence ATGACCGATCCTCTCCGCCAAGCCGCCTGCTCAGTCGTTGCCACCCTCACCGATGCCGGGTTCACCGCGTTCTTCGCCGGTGGCTGCGTGCGCGACCGACTGATGGGCAACCACGTGAAGGATTACGACATCGCCACCAATGCCACGCCGCAGCAGGTCGCCGCGGCCTTCTCCAAAGTGCGCATGGTCGGTGCCCACTTCGGCGTAGCACTCGTCCACTACCACGGCTTCGATTTCGAAGTCGCCACGTTCCGCGAAGACGGCTCCTACGGCGACGGCCGCCGCCCGGATAGCGTCTGTTATTCCACTCCGGAAAAGGACGCCCACCGCCGCGACTTCACCATCAATGGATTGTTTGAAAACCCAGCCACCGGCGAAGTGATCGACTTCATCGGCGGCCAACAGGATCTGGATGCCCGCACGCTGCGCGCCATCGGCGATGCCGAAACACGCTTCGCCGAGGATTACCTCCGCATGCTGCGCGCCGTCCGCTTCGCCGCCCGCTTCGACTTGAAAATCGAAGAGTCCACGTGGGTCGCGCTGCAAGCCCATGCCCCGCAGATCACGCAAATCAGCGTGGAGCGCATCTTCGCGGAAGTCCGCACCATCCTCACCCACCCCAACCGCGTCCGCGGCTTCGACCTGCTGGTGGAATCCGGACTCATGCAGCACATCCTGCCCGAAATCATCCAACTCCAGGGCTGCGACCAACCACCCGAGTTCCACCCCGAGGGCGACGTCTACCAACACACACGCATCATGCTCGACATGATCCCGGCAGACGCCTCGGAAGCGCTGGTCTGGGCCGTCCTGTTGCACGACATCGCAAAGCCCGCCACCCGCACCGTCGACGAGACCGGTCGCATCCGCTTCAACGGCCACGACCGCGTGGGCGCGGAAATGGCAGAGGAAATCCTGCGCCGACTCAAAGCTCCGAACCATCTGATCGACGCCGTGCGCCCGATGGTCGCACGCCACATGACCTTCATGAACGTGACCAAGATGAAGCGATCGACGCTGCGCCGCTTCATGGACGCTCCCACATTCACCGACGAAATCGAACTCCACCGGGTCGACTGCGCGTCGTCCAATGGCATCACCGAGAACTACGAGTTCGTCCTCGCCAAGCGCGATGAGTTCGCCAACGAACCAGTCGTCCCCCCACCTCTCGTCACCGGCCGCGATCTGATCGAGCGCGGCCACAAGCCCGGCCCCAACCTCGGCAAAATCCTCAACGAAATCCAAACCCTCCAACTCGACGGCCAACTCACCACCCGCGACGACGCCCTCGCCTGGCTCGACGCCAACGGGTAG
- the upp gene encoding uracil phosphoribosyltransferase, translated as MKQFPTLTVTNHPLIQHKLTYIRDKSTSKREFKALIDEVGALLTYEITRDLPLTAVEVETPLQKTECHKIDDRNLVIVPLLRAGLGFVDSIQDLIPNCIVSHVGMYRDHVTKEPVTYYTNEMHNPGEKSFIMVDPMLATGGSAVAAVDFLKASGARDIRFMCLVAAPEGVELFAKAHPDVPIFAAALDEKLNEDAYILPGLGDAGDRLFGTN; from the coding sequence ATGAAACAGTTTCCGACGCTCACCGTTACCAATCATCCGTTGATTCAGCACAAGCTGACTTACATCCGGGACAAGTCGACATCGAAGCGCGAGTTCAAAGCCTTGATCGACGAAGTGGGTGCCCTTTTGACCTACGAGATCACCCGTGATCTTCCGCTCACAGCGGTTGAGGTGGAGACGCCGCTGCAGAAAACCGAGTGCCATAAGATCGATGATCGGAATCTGGTGATTGTTCCGCTCCTGCGTGCGGGGCTTGGGTTTGTCGACTCCATCCAGGATCTCATCCCGAACTGCATCGTCAGTCATGTGGGGATGTACCGGGATCACGTAACCAAGGAGCCGGTCACCTATTACACGAATGAGATGCACAACCCGGGGGAGAAGAGTTTCATCATGGTGGACCCAATGCTTGCCACTGGTGGATCCGCGGTGGCTGCAGTGGACTTCCTGAAAGCGAGTGGTGCGCGGGATATCCGTTTTATGTGTCTCGTGGCAGCTCCCGAAGGCGTCGAGCTCTTTGCCAAGGCCCATCCGGATGTCCCGATTTTTGCTGCGGCGCTGGACGAGAAGCTCAATGAGGATGCCTATATTCTTCCGGGCCTGGGCGATGCCGGTGATCGTCTGTTTGGGACGAATTAG
- a CDS encoding DUF1853 family protein, producing the protein MPTTLILHALCNSPLLIKHLPEASSFDREPLSPAEVSSPLNLDQKLGHLYEDALALLIQSSHRYELLERNLQLQSSIHKTQGEIDFLLRDHASGRLIHLELAVKFYLAVQSPDGLLLPGPDARDNFFKKLHRLRSHQLILTKKYRDHLPAKYRNESIAPQHLILGAVFDHITSGHPAEAEFLSHGARRGHWLRQCELITHFPNRHIQTIPKHLWPVETSQLPSHLLHPFSNDSPLDRCLLLKIQDHPHPIFLTPDNYPQSS; encoded by the coding sequence ATGCCCACTACGCTCATCCTCCACGCACTCTGCAACTCACCGTTGCTCATCAAGCACCTCCCCGAGGCCAGCTCGTTCGATCGTGAGCCCTTGTCTCCCGCGGAGGTCAGCAGCCCTCTCAACTTGGATCAAAAACTCGGGCATCTGTACGAAGATGCGCTCGCTCTCCTAATCCAATCCTCGCACCGTTACGAGCTCTTGGAGCGCAACCTGCAACTCCAGAGTTCCATCCATAAAACCCAGGGCGAAATCGACTTCCTTCTTCGAGACCATGCGTCAGGCCGGCTCATCCACCTCGAACTTGCGGTCAAATTCTACCTCGCCGTCCAATCACCCGACGGACTACTCCTCCCCGGCCCCGATGCCAGGGACAACTTCTTCAAGAAGCTCCACCGCCTGCGAAGCCATCAGCTCATCCTTACCAAAAAGTACCGAGATCACCTTCCCGCCAAATACCGCAACGAATCCATCGCCCCTCAACACCTCATCCTCGGCGCAGTCTTCGATCACATCACATCCGGGCACCCAGCCGAAGCCGAGTTTTTGAGCCATGGCGCACGCCGAGGCCACTGGCTCCGCCAATGTGAACTCATCACGCATTTCCCCAACCGACACATCCAAACCATCCCCAAACACCTCTGGCCCGTGGAAACCTCCCAACTCCCATCGCACCTCCTCCACCCATTCTCCAACGACTCCCCACTCGACCGCTGCCTGCTCCTTAAAATCCAAGATCACCCACACCCCATCTTCCTCACCCCCGACAACTATCCGCAATCCAGCTAG
- a CDS encoding CIA30 family protein, producing MMSGVSKAVGWALVLSVGAVAAAEELHLDFVSDQDGPRWSAVNDGVMGGLSQGGARMKAGVMHFSGTLSLENNGGFASVRTQNYRADLSGTKGIRLRVFGDGRTYQLRVSTDARFRQSRIAYKAEFTPQKGEWTEVDVPFVNMVPSWRGRLLEGPELDLSKITQIGILLGDKKEGPFSLKVDWMKSF from the coding sequence ATGATGTCCGGTGTTTCGAAAGCGGTTGGTTGGGCGCTGGTTTTGTCCGTTGGGGCGGTTGCGGCAGCTGAGGAGCTGCATCTCGACTTTGTGTCGGATCAGGATGGGCCTCGTTGGTCGGCAGTCAATGACGGGGTGATGGGAGGGCTTTCGCAAGGAGGAGCCCGGATGAAGGCCGGGGTGATGCATTTTTCAGGAACTCTTTCGCTGGAGAATAACGGAGGGTTCGCTTCGGTGCGGACACAGAACTATCGAGCGGATCTCAGCGGGACCAAGGGGATCAGGCTGCGGGTGTTTGGGGATGGCCGAACCTACCAACTGCGCGTCAGCACCGATGCTCGATTCAGACAATCCCGCATTGCCTACAAGGCGGAGTTTACGCCGCAAAAAGGAGAGTGGACTGAGGTCGATGTCCCATTCGTCAATATGGTTCCGAGCTGGAGAGGCAGGTTGCTCGAGGGACCTGAGCTGGATCTTTCCAAGATCACTCAGATTGGAATCTTGCTGGGCGATAAGAAGGAAGGTCCCTTTTCTTTGAAGGTAGATTGGATGAAGAGCTTCTGA
- a CDS encoding AAA family ATPase: MVFPRIVITGPESSGKTTLCRYLADTLQIPMALEYARIYLEAYGPDYDLEILQTIAREHLEYQQQQVPESARLGLFDTDLINFKIWADEVFGCCPDEITQGIRNEAHHRYLLCAPDLPWEPDPLRENPDNRDYLFQRHLGEIQRLGRPYEIVRGSGDARLRSADEAIRKLLR, translated from the coding sequence ATGGTATTTCCACGCATAGTCATCACCGGGCCCGAATCCTCAGGGAAGACGACACTGTGTCGCTACTTGGCCGACACACTGCAGATTCCGATGGCTCTGGAGTATGCGCGCATCTATTTGGAGGCGTATGGGCCGGACTATGATCTGGAAATACTCCAGACCATCGCGCGCGAGCACTTGGAGTACCAACAGCAACAGGTTCCTGAGTCCGCCCGGCTTGGCCTCTTTGATACGGATCTGATCAATTTCAAGATCTGGGCCGATGAGGTCTTCGGGTGCTGTCCGGATGAGATTACACAAGGAATCCGAAATGAAGCCCATCACCGATATCTACTCTGCGCTCCGGATTTGCCATGGGAGCCGGACCCTTTGCGCGAGAACCCGGATAACCGTGACTACCTCTTTCAGCGGCATCTGGGCGAAATCCAGAGACTTGGGCGCCCCTATGAGATTGTGCGTGGTTCAGGCGATGCCCGCCTCAGATCCGCCGACGAAGCGATCAGGAAGTTGCTCCGGTGA